The Sphingobium sp. JS3065 genomic sequence CCCGTATTGATCGGCACGATCCGCAACATGTCGGTGGAAGGCATGATGATCGAGGTGGGCGCCGGCGTGAGCGAAGGAACGCGGCTGCTTGTGAAGGCCAGGGGCGTGGATGTACGGATGGGACGGGTTCAGTGGTCGAGCGGCGGGATGATCGGGGTCTTCTTCGAACCGCGCCGCATGGCCGCGAATTGAGGTTGGCGAAAAGAAAAGGATCGGTACCGAAACTATTTTACGCCCCGCGCGTTGGGGGAAGGTGATAGTGGCGGCAATTGACTATGAACCCAGCATGCCCAGTCTATATAGTCGATCACGACAGCAAGACGCGCCAATATCTGGTGGGCGTTTTGCGGCGGGAGGGGTTTGAGCCGACCCCCTTTTCCTGCGGCGCGGACTTTGTGGAATCGCTGGATTTCCTGCCCCCCGGCATTGCGCTGTTGGAACTGCGCCTGTCGGATCGGAGCGGCCTGGAAGTGCAGGAGGAGATTTTGTCCCGGCGGCTGGACATTCCCGTGATCATGATGAGCGCGTCGGGCGACATTCCGACGGCGGTGGACGTCATCAAGCGGGGAGCGGTCGATTTTCTGGAAAAGCCCTTCGCGGAAAGTCTGATTTTCAAGATGCTCGCCAATGTCCAGCCCATATTGGAGCGGCGGATCGACATCCAGCGGCGGAGGGAAGTCGCGGCGGCGCATCTGGAAAGCCTGACGAAAAGGGAGCGGGATATCGTACGGGCGCTGGGGTCCAACGGCAGCAACCGGGACGTGGCGAACGCGCTTCAAATCAGCGTCAGAACGGTCGAAATGCATCGCGCCAGCATCATGAAAAAATTCGGCGTGAAGAAATTCTCGGAAATCATCCTTGCGCTTCCGGAATCTGGATTGCCCTGATCGTGAAATGAGTGAAATCCCGCTCTGCCATCATTCAATATAATTGGATTGGTAATGACGAAATTTGATGTTCCCAGCCCGACATTCGGGCACGGGATTGTCAGGAAGAAATGGACCGACCTCAGAGATTCATCTGACAATCAGACATCGCCTATGTTCAGGCCATGGTTAACATCAAAAAAACCAGAAAAAGACCGCGCCTTATATAGCGATGATTATGACGAATATTTCAAATCGAAAGAGGAATGCGAAAAGATAATAGACCGGTACAAGAGAATACAAGAGGCCTTCATGGCTGCCGTAGATGAGGACCAGGTGGACCGCTTGTGCTGACGCATGCGCCCTTGGCGGGGAAGCGCCAAGCCTCCACCCCACCCGTGGACAGCAGAATGTTCCAATGATCATCCGGCTTCCATGTCACGGGCTTCTCGCCAAGATTGAAGACGCATAGCAGCCGTTCGCCTTCATGCACCCGTTCGAAGGCCAGCAATTCCTCTGGCGTCTCCAGGAAGTCCATGGCGCCAACACGCAGAGCAGGCGATCCATTGCGCAACGCCAGCACCCGCCGCGTCCAATGCAGCAGTGAATCCGGCCGCGCTTCCTGCACATCCACGGCCAGCGCCCGATGCGCTTCCCCGACCGGCAGCCACGGCTTGGCCTCCGAAAAACCCAGATAGGGCGCATCCGACCGCCATGGCATCGGCGTCCGCGCTCCATCGCGGGAAAGGGTCAATGGCCAGTTGGCGATGGCTTCGGGATCCTGCAAATCCTCGAACGCGATATCGACCTGCGGCAGCCCCAGTTCCTCGCCATAATATAGGAAGATATTGCCGCGCAGACAGGCCAGCAGCAGCATCTTCATCCGGCAATAGGCGTCCGCGTCCTTCCCCTTGGCCCAGCGCGACACCGCACGCGGGGCATCGTGATTTTCGAACGCCCAGCTCGGCCAGCCGGCATGGGTTTCGGCAGGCCATTTGACGAGCGCCGCCTTGAGGAACTCCGCCGTCAATTCCGGCGCATAGAGGAAATCGAAGCCATAGGCCGTATTCAGCCTGCTGTCCCCCTGCGTAAAGGATTTCATCTCCCTTTCGCTTTCCGCACCGCCGACTTCGGCCACGGTGAAGCGATCCCGATATTCATCGAACACTTGCCGCACCTTTTCCAGGAACAGCGGAATGTCCGGATGGCTCTGGCTGTATTTCTTGATCTGGAAGTCGAAGGGGCGCGTGCGCGCCTTGCCGTCATCCGGCGCGGGCGGATTGTCCCGCAGCCTGGGGTCGTGCATCGAATGGTTGATCGCGTCGATGCGGAATCCGTCCACGCCCCGGTCCAGCCAGAATCGGATGATGTCGAACACGCTATCCTGCACGTCGGGACGATGCAGATGCAATTGCGGCTGTTGCGCCAGGAACTGGTGCATATAATATTGGCCGCGCCGCGCGTCCCAGGTCCAGGCCGGGCCGCCGAACACCGACTGCCAGTTGTTGGGCGGGGAGCCGTCCGGCTTGGGATCGGCCCAGACATACCAGTCCGCCTTGGGATTGTCGCGGCTGGAGCGGCTTTCGATGAACCAGCGATGTTCGTCGGACGTATGCGCCCACACCTGATCGACGATGATGCGCAGGCCCAGGCCATGCGCCCGCGCCACCAATGCGTCGAAATCCTCCAGCGTGCCGAAGATCGGATCGACGTCGCAATAATCCGATACGTCATAGCCGAAGTCCCGCATCGGACTCTTGAAGAAGGGGGACAGCCAGATCGCGTCCACCCCCAGCGATGCCACATAGGGCAGATGGGCGGTGATGCCCTTCAGGTCGCCGATGCCGTCGCCATTGGAGTCGGCGAAGCTGCGGGGATAAATCTGGTAGATGGCGGCGCCGCGCCACCAGGGCAGGGGGGTGTCGGTCATTCCTGTCTTCTGGCTTGAATGCAGCGGCTTTCATAGGGGTCTCATGCGGCCCGCATCCAGCCGACCGCACTTGTTCCGCACGCCCCTGCGCACCATATCCATGACGCAGCATGTCATGCAGCGAGGCGAGCCATGGAAAAGCGGCTACTCCAGATCGAGAAAGCCTGGGAACAGGCGCTCGGCGATATTTTCCAGCCCTATGTCGACCTGAAACGCGAACCGACGGCAAAGGCCATGGAGGCCTTCCGCGCCGTTCTCGGATCATCCAGCGACAACGATATCCGCCGCCACATCGCCCGGACGGCGGCGCGGCAGGGATCGACTTTCCTCAGCCGCTATCTGGTCGAGGAAGACTGGCGGCGGCCAAGCGCCTAGAGCGATTTCCAGTCAGATGGCATCATCTGACGTTTAAGAAATCGCGGTAAAACAAAGGAATAGAGCGGTCGATCTGATTCAATCAGATCGAAAACCGCTCTAGAGCAGCCATATGAAAGGGTATAGGGCGGGTTAACAGCATTGTCCTTAGGACGGCATGGACAAATTCAGGGCTTCCCTGACCGACCGATTTGGGTGGTTCTAAAACATTCCCCCTCCCGCTTGCGGGAGGGGGCAGGGGAGGGGCGAGCGCAGCGAGCATCGGCCTTGTCCACAAAGAGCGGCGTTGAATGGACAGGCCCTCCCCTAACCCCTCCCGCAAGCGGGAAGGGAACTATGATCGCTCATGTCTTGGATTGGCCATTTCAAACCTCAACGTAGACCAATAGGTAACCCAAAAACAACAGCCTCCCCAAAAAACATCCTATTCCTCGACAACCGCCTCCTTTCGCCCTGTCCTATTCCGCCTCCACCACTTACCCCGCTCACCTCTTTGAAACGTCCGATAAAAACCCGCTTCGCCCACGCGCGCCCAGGCACGCGCGCGCATACACTGTGAACTTCGACGCAAAACCGCCATTTCTTGACGTTCCGGATGCGCCACGCAGCCTATGCCGCTACCGTGCGGCAATCGCCTTGGGCTGCGGCAAAGGCGGCGCTCCCGATCCCAAGGTCGCCAGATATTTGATCACCGCCGCCCGATCCTCCGGCTTGCGCAATCCGGCGAAGCTCATCTTCGTCCCCGGCACCACGCGCCCAGGCGAGCCCAGAAATTCGAATAGCACGCCATAATCCCAACTCCCGCGATGCCCCTTCATGGCGGGCGAATAGGCAAAGCCCGCATGGCTCGCCACGGGCCGTCCCACGATGCCCCATAAATTCGGCCCGATCCGATTGGGTCCGCCCTGGGTGAAGTCATGACAACTTGCGCAAAGCTGCAGTTTCTGCTTCCCCACACCGGCGTCGGCGCTGGCGAGCAAAGTGCCCAGATCGGGTGGCGGGGCCGCCACCACAGCGCCACCAGCCACAGGCAGCGGCGCCCTCCCGCGCATGTCCCGGTGATAGGCGATCACCCGGCTGCCTTCCCCCGGCTCGCTGAAACTGGCGGGCCAGTCGCGCTGGACAGAGGCCATGTCCACGCGCGGCGGCATCTCATCCGTCGGCTTATAGGCCAGTTCCCCCGGCCTCACCCGCGTATAGAGCTTGTCGCTGAACCAGCCGAGGCCCAGCACGGAGACCGCCGCCCCCGCGACGCACAGTCCCACCGCAATCCCGCGCATCCGGCCCATGGCTCAACCCCCTCCGCCCATGAAGATGGCGCGGGTCCAGAAGGCGTAATTCGCCTCTATCGTCATGATCCGCACCAGCACCAGCAGCACCAGCGGCGGCACCAATATCGCATAGATCAGCGACAGCCGCTCCCAGGCCAGATGCATGAAGATCGACAGGATCAGCCCGGCCTTCAGCAGCATGAAGATGATGATCAGCATCCAGCGCACGATCCCCTGCACATGCATGTAATCGACCAGATAAGACATGGCGCTGAGCAGGAACAGCAACCCCCAGACCTTGAGGTAGAGGCTGATCGGATGCTGTTGGCCCTCATGGGCTGCTGCCTTGTCCTGCATGACGGTCCTCACCAGAGATAGAAAAAGGCGAAGATGAACACCCAGACGAGATCGACGAAATGCCAGTAAAGCCCGGTGATCTCGACCGCCGAATAATCGCCCGCCTTGTCATAATGCCCCCGCGCCACTTTCGACGCGATGATCAGCAGCAGGATGACGCCGCAGGTCACATGCAGGCCGTGGAAGCCGGTGATCATGAAGAAACTGGCGCCGAATTGCGGCGCGCCCATCGGATTGCTCCAGGGGCGCACGCCCTCCTCGAAGATCAGCTTGCTCCATTCGAAGGCCTGCATGCCCAGGAAAGTCAGGCCGAACAAAGCCGTCAGCAGCATCAAGGCCGCCGTTTTGCGCCGGTTGCGCTGATATCCGAAATTGACGGCCATCGCCATGGTGCCGCTGGAACTGATCAATACGAAGGTCATGATCGCGATCAGGACGAGCGGAATATCCTGCCCGCCGATATTCAGCGCGAACACTTCCGCCGTATTGGGCCAGGGCAGCACGGCGGAGGACCGAACGGTCATGTAACCGGTCAAAAAGCAGGAGAATATGAAGGTATCGCTCAGCAGGAAGATCCACATCATCGCCTTGCCCCAATGGGTATGGCGGAACACTTCCTGATCGGCGGACCAGTCGGACGCGATCTCCCGCAGGGTCGGGGCGATGACTTCCTTATCAATCATGCCTTGAGCCATGGTGACACATCCTCAAGTCGACAGCAGCAGAACGGCCAGAACCAACCAGATGATCAACAGAAAATGCCAATAAAGGGCGCACAGGGCGACATTGCGCATATTCGCCGCCGCCAATGCCCGCCCGGCGGCGACCAGCCCGCCCATGATGTGCAGCCCATGCAGCGCCGTCAGCAGATAGAAAAAGGCGTTGGCCGGATTGGCCGACAGATAATAGCTCGACGCCTGATAATGTTGCCAAAGCAGCCATTGAAGCCCCAGAAACAGCCCGCCCAGCGCCGCCCCGACGATTGCCCCGCCAGCCATCCGCTTGCGCCGCGCCACTTCCCAGGCGGCGCTGCTCGCCACCAGCACCAGCGTGTTGATCCACAGCAGCGGCGGATCGGGCAGGGGCTTCCAGTCATCCCCATGCCCCATTCCGCTGTGCAGGCCCATGCGCATCAGATAGGCCGCCACCAGCAATGCAAACATGACCAGCGCCACGCCGAAATAGGCCACCGTCCCGACGGCCCCGGCCGAGGGCCGCTCATGCTCCACCGGCTGCGCGCCCGGCTCCCAGCTTTTTTCGGTCAGGCGCGCCAATATGCTCACGTCCTTGGCTCCGTCTGCGGGATGAAGTCCCGCGCCGCCCCCGGCACGCTGTAATCATAGGCCCAGCGATGGACGACCGGCAGATGTGGCCCCCAATTGCCATGGGATGGCGGCGTGTCGGGCGTCAGCCATTCCAGACTGGCCGCTCCCCATGGATTGGGATCGGCCCGCGGCCCCCGAAACAGGCTCCAGATCATGTTGAAGAAGAACAGCCCCTGCGCGAAGAAGACGATCAGCGCCGCGATGCTGATCCATTCATTGGCCAGATGCACCGATGGGGGAATGAAGGCGGTCTCGCCCAGCGCATAATAACGGCGCGGCACCCCCAAAATCCCCAGATAATGCATCGGCAGGAAAATCGCATAGACGCCAAGGAAAGTGATCCAGAAATGGAGTTTCCCTAACGTCTCGTTCCACATCCGGCCGAAAATCTTCGGGTACCAGTGGTAGATGGCGCCGAAGATCACCAGTACCGGAGACACGCCCATCACCATATGGAAATGCGCGACGACGAAGAAAGTGTCGGACAGCGGCACGTCGACACTGACATTGCCCAGGAACAGCCCCGACAATCCGCCATGGATGAAGGTGAAGATGAAGGCGATGGCGAACAGCATCGGCACCCGCAGATGGATGTCCCCGCGCCATAATGTCAGCAGCCAGTTATACACCTTGATCGCGGTCGGAATGGCGATGATCAATGTCGAGGTGGCGAAGAAGAACCCGAAATAAGGGTTCATGCCGCTCACATACATATGATGCGCCCAGACGAGGAAGCTCAAGGCCCCGATGATCACGATCGCCCACACCATCATGCGATAACCGAAGATATTCCGCCGCGCGTGCACGCTGATCAGGTCGGACACGATGCCGAAGGCGGGCAGGGCGACGATATAGACTTCGGGATGGCCGAAGAACCAGAAGAGATGCTGGAACAACAGCGGACTGCCGCCCTGCGTATCGGTGATCGCGCCCATGGATTGCATGGTCGGCATGAAGAAGCTGGTGCCGGCGAAATGATCGAACAGCATCATGATCGCCGCGACGAACAGCGCCGGAAAGGCCAGCAATCCCATCACGGACGCGGTGAAAATCCCCCACACCGACAGCGGCATCCGCATCAGCGTCATGCCCTTGGTCCGCGCCTGCAGCACCGTGGTCACATAATTCAGTCCGCCCATGGTGAAGGCCGCCACGAAGATGGCGAGGCTTACCAGCATGGTCGCGATGCCCCATTGATGCCCCGGCGTCCCTTCGGTGATGGCCTGGGGCGGATAAAGCGTCCAACCCGCCCCGGTCGGCCCCCCCGGCACGAAAAATCCCGCCACGAGCACGATCACCGACAGCAGGTAGAGCCAGTAACTTAGCATATTGACGAAGGGGAACACCATGTCCCGTGCCCCGATCATCAGCGGGATCAGATAATTGCCGAAGCCGCCCAGCAGCAACGCCGTCAGCAGATAGACCACCATGATCATGCCGTGCATCGACACGAATTGCAGGTAATTGTCGGGCTGGATATCCGGAAAAACCCCCGGAAACCCAAGCTGCAACCGCATCAATGCCGACAATATCAGCGCCACCAGCCCGATGCCGATGGCGGTCACGCTATATTGGATGGCGATGACCTTGTGATCCTGGCTCCAGACATATTTGGTGACCCAGCTATGCGGATGATGCAGCGGGCGCAGGTCGTCAGCCAGGGTGGTAGCCATCAGCGAATGCTCCAGGAGGCGGGGACGATACAGGCGTTGGCCTTGATCAGCAGGATCGACATGGCGGCGGGTGGCGCCTCGGCCAATATCTGCCCGAAACTGCTCTGCTGCGCCTGCCATGCGGCGAAGGCCTTGGGCGTTTCCACCACCACCTTGCCGCGCATCTCATGATGGCCGGTCCCGCACAGTTCGGCGCAGAGGATATCGAACGTTCCCGCCCTGGTCGGCGTCATCCAGAAATAGGTGACGATCCCCGGCACCAGGTCCATCTTGGCGCGGAATTCCGGCACATAGAAGTCGTGCAGCACGTCCTTGGACCGCAGCACGATCTTCACCGGCTTGCCGACCGGTAGATGCAGGTCGCCGCTTTCCACCAATATGTCGTCCCGCCCGAACGGATCGAGCGGGTCCAGGCCCAGCCCATTGTCGGGCGTGATATATTTGACCGCCGCCGCGCCCAGCACGCCGTCCGGCCCCGGATAGCGGAAGGACCATTGCCATTGCTGCCCCACCGCCTCGATCACGGTCGCTTCCTTGGGCACGGACACATATTTGCCCCAGGCGGCAAGCCCCGGCGCCAGCATCCCGGCAATGCCGATGGCCGTCCAGACCGTCAGTCGCTTTTCGAGCGAGCTATTCTCCGGCTCATAATGCGCCCGATGACCGGGCCGGTGACGATATTTGACCAGCGCCCAGGCGAGGAATAGGTTCAACCCGACAAAGGCCGCCGCGCAAATCCACAACGTCACGTCGAGAGCGGTATCGATCGATCCCCAGTTGGAAGCGATGGGCGTGCGCCACCATGGACTGAACAGGTGAAAGGCGACCGAGCCGACCACAAGCATGGCGATGGCTACCGCAACCGGCACAAGCCCTCTCCCTATACAGGACGCTCGCCGCCGTTCCGGCATTTCGAGTCGCCTCGGTAATAACCGCCGGGGCAAGGTACAGAAAAAATGCCGCTGGGGGAAGCGGTTGCATCGGGCCGGATTTGGCCGTTTTCCGTCGAAGTTCACACTGTATGCGCGCGCGTGCCTGGGCGCGCGTAGGCGAAGGCAGGTTTCTGTCGGACGTTTCAAAGAAGGCTGCGAGATAGGGTCAGGGATATTGAATAGGACAGGCTGAATAGGCGCCTATCGGAGGAATAGGATGTTTTTTCGGAAGCCTGTTGCTGTTGGGCCACCTATTTCCCAATATAATAAAGTAAAACGCAAGAAATTATAAATAATAAAAATTATTACTGATATATGTGAGTATAAATCTCAAATACTATTATATATCGTAAGATATATGACTTAGATAATATGTAATTATTTGCCGAATAATAACATTTCATTAACCGATAATATTTAAAATATTTCTGTCATCCGGCCTTTGTCCCGGATGTGCAGGAAAGGTTTGTGTGATGTTCGGCGGATCGATGGGGCGATTGCTGCGGGACAGGACGGGCAATGTCCTGATGATGGCGGCTGCCTCCATGCCCATATTGATCGGGGCGGCAGGGCTGGCGACCGACACGGTGCAATGGACCTTGTGGAAACGACAGGTTCAGCGACAGGCGGACAGCGCGGCGCTTGCCGGGGCCTATGCGGTGGCGCAGGGCTTCAGCGCATCGGACAGTGCGACATCCGACATCAACCGCCTGTCGCTGATCACCCTGTCGCAAACGCCGACCATCGAGAATGCGCCCACCGCGGGGGCTTTCGCCGGCAATGCAAATGCGGTGCGGGTGGTGCTGCAAACCACGAGGGAACTGCCTTTCTCGAAGATATTGGGAGTAAAGGCGCCTGTCATCTTCGGTGAAGCGACGGCGGCCGTGCTGGCGGAGGGCGATTATTGCGTCGTCTCGTTGGAAAAGACGAGCGCGGTCGGCATCACGCTCCAGGGCAATGCCACCGTCGATCTGGGTTGCGGCATCGCCACCAATTCCCGGGCATCGAATGCGGTCACGGCAGGCGGCAGCAGCAAGGTGACAGCGACGCCGGTCGCCGCCGTAGGCGGTCTGACGTCCAGTACCAACTATGTCTCGCCAACCACGCTGATGCCGTACAGCCTGCCTTTGTCCGACCCATATGCGGGGTTGCCAGCGCCCACCTCGGCAAATTTCACGGGATGCAATAACAAATATAGCGTCCAGCCCAACCAAGTTGTCGCCCAGCCGCTCCAGCCCGGCTGCTACAAGGGGTTAGATATCAAGGGAACGCTTACCCTGGCGCCCGGCACCTATTTTATCGACGGCGGCAGCTTCAGCGTCGGATCGCAAGCTATCCTTAGCGGCTCCCGCGTCACCATCATCCTGACCAGCCGCAATGCATCCACCAACGCCAGCCAGATCGCGTCGGTGGACATCAACGGCGGTGCGAAGCTCAACCTGTCCGCGCCGGACAGCGGCGCTTATTCCGGTGTCCTCTTCTATCAGGACCGGCTCGCGCTGGATTCCGGAACCAACAAGATCAACGGCAACGCCGATTCCGTCCTGCAAGGCGCTTTCTACTTTCCCAGCCAGGCGATGGAGTTTTCCGGCACGTCGGGAATGCAGACCAAATGCGTGAAGATGGTCAGCAGGCGCGTCACCTTCATCGGCAACAGCCAAATCGTCAATGAATGCGACAATACAGGCGTTAACCCTATTCCCGCGAGCCGCGTAAGGCTGGTGGGCTGATGATGAACCGGCTTGCCCTGGATCGTTCAGGCACCAGCACGGTCGAACTGGCGCTCATCATGCCGGTGCTGGTGCTGCTGACCTGCATGGCGGGCGATGTCGCAATGGCCTTCAAGGCGAAGATCGCGCTCCAGCGCGCGGCTGAACGCGCGGCACAGATGGCGACCGCTGGCGGCCTTACCGGCGCATCCTATGACACCGACAATTTGAAAGCTGACGCTGCCTCCGCGGCGAATGTCGCGACCGGCAACGTTAGCATCACCAAGACCCTGCTCTGCAATGATACGGTGCAGACTGCAACGCCGGAAGTGCCTTGCCCCGACGATCAACAGACGAAGCGCTATGTCGCCATCACCATTTCGGGGAATTATATGCCGATGTTCGCCAAGCTTGCGCCGAACGGCAATTGGTCTGCCCAGGGGATCGCGCTCACCGGTTCCGCATCGGTGCGCCTGCGATGATGCGCCTGATAAGCAACCAGCGTGGGGCGGCGGCGATCGAATTCGTTCTTGCCCTGCCGCCTTTCCTGATCCTGCTGATGGGCGCGATCCAGCTAGGCATCATCGCCTGCGCCCGTACCGGGCTGCAACATGCGGTGGATGAAGGTGCGCGCTTCGCCACCATCTTTCCCACGCCCACCAAGGAGCAGATCATCGCCAGGGTCACTTCACGGGAATTCGGCCTGGACCCGGCCTATACCAACGTTCCGACCGTGGTGACCGGGACGCAATATGGCGTGCCCTATACCGAAATCACCATGACTTATTCGCGACCGTTGAACTTCATCGTCTTCCAGACCCCGGCTCTGTCGATCAGCTATACCCGACGATCCTATTAATGGCCTCAACTGGCCTTGGATACCGGACGGGCTGCCGCAGCGCCCTTCTGTTGGACAAGGCGACTATGCAGGGGGAGCCGTCCCGCTTTCCCGTCATGGATTCCCCGCCAAATCGATGAAACTGCCGCGTCTCTTTTCCTCGCACGCTTGCGACATGGCCATTGACCTTGGAACCGTCAACACGGTCATCCATGTGCGCGATCGCGGCATCGTCCTCAACGAACCCTCCGTCATCGCGATCGAGACGCGGGACGGCGTCCGCAGGGTCAAGGTGGTCGGCAACGAAGCCAAGCTGATGATGGGCAAGACGCCCAACGGCATCCAGGCGATCCGCCCCTTGCGCGACGGCGTGATCGCGGACATCGACGTCGCCGAACAGATGATCAAGCATTTCATGGACAAGGCGTTGGACGGCCACAGCCGCTTCGGCCGCCGCCATGAAGTGGTGATCTGCGTGCCGACCGGCTCCACCATGGTCGAGCGCCGCGCCCTGCGGGACGCTGCCTCCAATGCCGGGGCGTACAAGGTTCAGCTTATCGAGGAACCCATGGCCGCCGCTATCGGCGCCGGCCTGCCCGTTACAGAGCCGCGTGGCGCGATGGTGGTCGATATCGGCGGCGGCACGACGGAGGTGGCGGTCCTGTCGCTGCGCGGCATCGCCTACAGCAGTTCGGCGCGGGTCGGCGGCGACCGGTTGGACGACGCCATCGCATCCCACATCCGCCGCACGCATAATCTCATGATCGGCGAAGCCACGTCGGAGCGGGTGAAATGCGAACTGGGCGCCGCCAACCCGCCCGAAGGCGAAGGCCGCCGCATGATCGTGAAGGGCAGGGATCTGGTCAATGGCCGTCCGTCGGAAATGACGATCGGCGAGGCGGAGATTGCCGACGCCCTGTCGGAGCCGGTCGGCCAGATCAAGATGGCGGTGATGACTGCGCTGGAACAGACCGCGCCGGAACTGTCCGCCGACATCATCGAGGAAGGGATTACCCTGACTGGCGGGGGTGCGCTGCTCCGGCGGCTTGACGAAGCGCTGTCCGACGCGACGGGCCTGCCGGTCAGGGTCGCGGAAAATCCGCTGATCTGCGTGGCGATGGGCGCGGGCCGGGCGCTGGAAGACCGCGCCTATGATGGGGTTTTGACGGTTTCCTGACAACCGCTCGGCAGGGGGCGAACGGCGGCTATGGGTGGAGAGCGGACGTTCCAAATCCCTCTCCCTTGAGGGTCGGCCAGAGGCACGTGACTCTGGCCGAGGTTGCGCAGACTTGGCAGCTTGCTGCCTTAGTCGTAGCTGGGTGAGGGGAGCGAACAGGTCGATCATGCCCCCGGCATGATCTAAGGGCTGCGGGGCAGCCCTTACCTGTTCGCTCGATCCACAGGATCGCGCGGGCCGCAGGCCCGCTCCCCCTCATCCAACTCCGCCTAGGCTCCTTCGTCACCAAGGCTTCGTATCCTTCTCCCTCAAGGGAGAAGGAATGTCTTGGACTGGCCAAAGCGCGACATTGCCCTGGCCCATTCCTTCCGCTCTATCCTTCCTGCCCGTAGGCGACCACAGTCTCCACCTCGGTCTTGTCGCCCAGCACGACGCCGACCCGTTGGTGCAGTCCGGTCGGCTTCACGTCCATGATCCGCGCATAGCCGGTGCTCGCCGCCCCGCCAGCCTGCTCGATCAGGAAGGACATGGGGTTCGCCTCATACATCAGCCGCAGCTTCGCCTTGTCGGCATAGCGATGATCCGTCGGATAGAGGAAAATCCCGCCGCGCTTCAGCACGCGATGCACGTCCGCCACCATCGAAGCGGTCCAGCGCATGTTGTAATCCTTGCCCAGCGGCCCCTCGGTCCCCTGGATTCGCTCTTCGACATAGCGGGCTATGCCCGGCGACCATTGCCGCCGCCGCGCCATGTTGATGGCGAATTCGGCATTGCCCTGCGGCATCTGCATCGGCCCGTCGGTCATCCGCCACGATCCGATTTCCCGGTCCAGCGTGAATTCATAGACGCCCGTGCCGATGGTCAGCACCAGCAGCGTCTGCGGCCCGTAGATCGCATAGCCCGCCGCCACCTGCTGCGTGCCCGGCTGAAGGAAATCCTGCTCCGTCACCTCGCGGCCCGAACATTCCTCCGGCGCCTTCAGCACGGAAAAGATCGTGCCGACGCTCAGGTCCACATCGATATTGCTGGACCCGTCGATCGGATCGAACAGCAGCAGATATTCGCCCCTGGGGTAGCGGTTGGGGATGGGATGGAGCGTCTCCATCTCCTCCGAAGCCATGGCGGCCAGATGCCCGCCCCATTCATTGGCGTCCAGCAGCAGTTCGTTGGCGATCACGTCCAGCTTCTTCTGAACCTCGCCCTGCACATTTTCGCTGTCCAGGCTGCCCAGCACCTCGCCCAGCGCGCCCTTGGACACGCT encodes the following:
- a CDS encoding response regulator transcription factor, which translates into the protein MNPACPVYIVDHDSKTRQYLVGVLRREGFEPTPFSCGADFVESLDFLPPGIALLELRLSDRSGLEVQEEILSRRLDIPVIMMSASGDIPTAVDVIKRGAVDFLEKPFAESLIFKMLANVQPILERRIDIQRRREVAAAHLESLTKRERDIVRALGSNGSNRDVANALQISVRTVEMHRASIMKKFGVKKFSEIILALPESGLP
- a CDS encoding alpha-glucosidase; protein product: MTDTPLPWWRGAAIYQIYPRSFADSNGDGIGDLKGITAHLPYVASLGVDAIWLSPFFKSPMRDFGYDVSDYCDVDPIFGTLEDFDALVARAHGLGLRIIVDQVWAHTSDEHRWFIESRSSRDNPKADWYVWADPKPDGSPPNNWQSVFGGPAWTWDARRGQYYMHQFLAQQPQLHLHRPDVQDSVFDIIRFWLDRGVDGFRIDAINHSMHDPRLRDNPPAPDDGKARTRPFDFQIKKYSQSHPDIPLFLEKVRQVFDEYRDRFTVAEVGGAESEREMKSFTQGDSRLNTAYGFDFLYAPELTAEFLKAALVKWPAETHAGWPSWAFENHDAPRAVSRWAKGKDADAYCRMKMLLLACLRGNIFLYYGEELGLPQVDIAFEDLQDPEAIANWPLTLSRDGARTPMPWRSDAPYLGFSEAKPWLPVGEAHRALAVDVQEARPDSLLHWTRRVLALRNGSPALRVGAMDFLETPEELLAFERVHEGERLLCVFNLGEKPVTWKPDDHWNILLSTGGVEAWRFPAKGACVSTSGPPGPHLRQP
- a CDS encoding c-type cytochrome, translated to MGRMRGIAVGLCVAGAAVSVLGLGWFSDKLYTRVRPGELAYKPTDEMPPRVDMASVQRDWPASFSEPGEGSRVIAYHRDMRGRAPLPVAGGAVVAAPPPDLGTLLASADAGVGKQKLQLCASCHDFTQGGPNRIGPNLWGIVGRPVASHAGFAYSPAMKGHRGSWDYGVLFEFLGSPGRVVPGTKMSFAGLRKPEDRAAVIKYLATLGSGAPPLPQPKAIAAR
- a CDS encoding cytochrome C oxidase subunit IV family protein, translated to MQDKAAAHEGQQHPISLYLKVWGLLFLLSAMSYLVDYMHVQGIVRWMLIIIFMLLKAGLILSIFMHLAWERLSLIYAILVPPLVLLVLVRIMTIEANYAFWTRAIFMGGGG
- a CDS encoding heme-copper oxidase subunit III family protein codes for the protein MIDKEVIAPTLREIASDWSADQEVFRHTHWGKAMMWIFLLSDTFIFSCFLTGYMTVRSSAVLPWPNTAEVFALNIGGQDIPLVLIAIMTFVLISSSGTMAMAVNFGYQRNRRKTAALMLLTALFGLTFLGMQAFEWSKLIFEEGVRPWSNPMGAPQFGASFFMITGFHGLHVTCGVILLLIIASKVARGHYDKAGDYSAVEITGLYWHFVDLVWVFIFAFFYLW
- a CDS encoding cytochrome c oxidase subunit 3; its protein translation is MSILARLTEKSWEPGAQPVEHERPSAGAVGTVAYFGVALVMFALLVAAYLMRMGLHSGMGHGDDWKPLPDPPLLWINTLVLVASSAAWEVARRKRMAGGAIVGAALGGLFLGLQWLLWQHYQASSYYLSANPANAFFYLLTALHGLHIMGGLVAAGRALAAANMRNVALCALYWHFLLIIWLVLAVLLLST